A stretch of DNA from Cryptomeria japonica chromosome 4, Sugi_1.0, whole genome shotgun sequence:
TGGGATAAACATCCACTCAACCAACGGAATAAGGGAGAGGAGAGGACTCCTTGGATGATGGAAGACGAGGGTGAGTGATAACTAACTGCTGGATTTCAACTTGCCAAAACGAATGAGGAGTCTCTAGACACTATAATTGATAAAGGACCCCAAAAAATGGTGTGGGGTAGGTTTCGTTTGATTTAGAAGGGTAAGATCCTGGTTACTGCAAGAAACAGGCCAATCATCACTGCACGGAACCACAGGTTGAAGACATCATTGCAAGAAAAAATGGAATAAAAACACCACTGCAAGAAACATCCAAGTAAACTCAGGTTGAATAAATTCAGATAATCCGAATGAATTTGGATAGTTATATGGTTGGCTAAACGTCCAACCCGAAGGGCAAACATTGGGATAAACATCCACTCAACCAACGGAATAAGGGAGAGGAGAGGACTCCTTGTATGATGGAAGACGAGGGTGAGTGATAACTAACTGCTGGATTTCAACTTGCCAAAACGAATGAGGAGTCTCTAGACACTATAATTGATAAAGGACCCCAAAAAATGGTGTGGGATAGGTTTCGTTTGATTTACAAGGGTAAGATCCTGGTTACTGCAAGAAACAGGCCAATCATCACTGCACGAAACCACAGGTTGAAGACATCATTGCAAGAAAAAATGGAATAAAAACACCACTGCAAGAAACATCCAAGTAAACTCAGGTTGAAACCCCAAAGGGCAAACATTGGGATAAACATCCACTCAACCAACGGAATAAGGGAGAGGAGAGGACTCCTTGTATGATGAAAGACGAGGGTGAGTGATAACTAACTGCTGGATTTCAACTTGCCAAAACGAATGAGGAGTCTCTAGACACTATAATTGATAAAGGACCCCAAAAAATGGTGTGGGGTAGGTTTCGTATGATTTAGAAGGGTAAGATCCTGGTTACTGCAAGAAACGGGCTAATCATCACTGCACAAAACCACAGGTTGAAGACATCCTGGTTACTGCAAGAAACAGGCCAATCATCACTGCACGAAACCACAGGTTGAAGACATCATTGCAAGAAAAAATGGAATAAAAACACCACTGCAAGAAACATCCAAGTAAACTCAGGTTGAAACCCCAAGGGGCAAACATTGGGATAAACATCCACTCAACCAACGGAATAAGGGAGAGGAGAGGACTCCTTGTATGATGGAAGACGAGGGTGAGTGATAACTAACTGCTGGATTTCAACTTGCCAAAACGAATGAGTCGTCTCTAGACACTATAATTGATAAAGGACCCCAAAAAATGGTGTGGGGTAGGTTTCGTATGATTTAGAAAGGTAAGATCCTGGTTACTGCAAGAAACGGGCTAATCATCACTGCACAAAACCACAAGTTGAAGACATCATTGCAAGAAAAAATGGAATAAAAACACCACTGCAAGAAACCACAAGTAGAACCCAACTTACCACAAAATtgctcttaattaattaattagctgtTTGGAACATGCAATGCAATTACATCCACCAACAGGGCATTTCTATGTTTCAAAATAATAAAGTTCGTCCATTACAAAAAGACCACTCGTTCAAATCATGTTCAAGACAACAGTATCCCGTACAAAGCCTAATATTCACCTTCAAAAATAGAAACCTATCTTAGGAGTTACCTCCCAACGATAACTTTCTATACTTGTCAACAAAAACTCTCTATTGAATTACTGCCATTAATGCTATAGTAATAAGTTCCAGTAGCTTTACAGCATCTTTCGGCTCTTAACGATACTGCAAAAAAATGACAACTCATCACTTAATAGAAACAAATTGGTTCAAGCTATTTAATATTTACCACCAGAAGTTGAAAGATCTTACTAAACTAACCACATAATATACCTGAAAGGTCAAATGACACCACCCTACCTTAATAAAGCCAATCTCTTTGGAATAGCTGCGGAAGCACTGTCTGCAGCACATAATACCATACTTGCGGATGAGCCCATGTGGATTTCCACACACCCGACTGATCAATCACAGAACGAACATCAGATATTTTCTCACTTTTCAAACCAAAACCGCAAACAGAATTCTTTCTTCACAAGCACAATCAGTAGCTAACGACATGTGAATTCTGCATCATGATCTAAATAAAAGAAACATTATATCTTTTGAATTAAAACCATGCATATATATGTGCAGATGGTTTACATGCTACGCTACTGCACGATTCAAAATAATTTATATAGCCTCTAGTTCCAGATTATAAATATTGTATTCTCGATCTCTTGTGACTTATATGCATT
This window harbors:
- the LOC131032939 gene encoding small ribosomal subunit protein uS14z/uS14y/uS14x — encoded protein: MGHSAVWNSHAKTYGPGSRTCRVCGNPHGLIRKYGIMCCRQCFRSYSKEIGFIKYR